The nucleotide sequence CATCACGAGCCACAGGTAGAACGAGACCGCCATCGCGCCGAGCGCCGTGCGCACCGGCACGTCGCGCGGACGCTGCAGCAGGTTGTGGATCGCGTCGTCCCCGGTGAATCTGCGTTCGATCGCCGGATAGGCGGCCGCCACCAGGAACAGCACCGGAAGGAAGCCCGCCGTCGGGATGAACGCCGACGGGATCGTGTACGTGTCGAAGAGGTAGAACTCCCACGGCGGGAAGATCCGGGCCATCCCCTCGGACCACAGCATGTAGAAGTCCGGCTGCGAACCCGCCGAGATGTGCGCGGCGTCGTAGGGGCCCAGATGCCAGATGCCGTTGATCTGGAACAAGCCGCTGATCAGGCAGATGACACCGGCGGTGACGGCGAAGAAGGCGCCGCCCTTCGCCGCGAACTGCGGCATGATCCGCACACCGACGACATTGCTCTCGGTCCGGCCCGGCCCCGGGAACTGGGTGTGCTTCTGGTACCAGACGAGCCCGAGGTGCACCGCGATCAGCGCGAGGATGATCCCGGGCAGCACGAGCACGTGGATGATGTAGAGCCTCGGGATGATGTCCGTCCCCGGGAACTCCCCGCCGAACAGCGCCCAGTGCACCCAGGTGCCCATCACCGGCACGGTCAGCGTGATGCCCGAGGCGATCCGCAGGCCGACACCGGAGAGCAGGTCGTCCGGCAGCGAGTAGCCGGTGAAGCCCTCGAAGGTGCCCAGCAGGATCAGGACGATGCCGATGATCCAGTTCGTCTCACGCGGCTTGCGGAACGCGCCGGTGAAGAACACCCGGAGCATGTGGATGATCATCGACGCGACGAAGAGCAGCGCGGCCCAGTGGTGGACCTGGCGCATGAACAGCCCGCCGCGGACCTCGAACGAGATCTCCAGCGCCGACTCGTAGGCCCGCGACATGTGCACGCCACGCAGCGGGTCGTACGGGCCGTTGTAGACGATCTCCTCCATCGAGGGATCGAAGAACAGCCCGAGGTAGGTGCCCGACAGCAACAGGATGATGAAGCTGTAGAGCGCGACCTCACCGAGCATGAACGACCAGTGCGTCGGGAAGACCTTGTTGAACTGCTTACGCAGTCCCGCCGCCGGATGGAAGCGCTGGTCGAGCTGGTCCAGTGCTCCTGCGGCCTTGGACGCACCCCCTCCCGGGGATGACGTCGGAGTGGTGATCGAACTCATGTCGTCTTCGGCCTCTCCCAGAACGCAGGTCCGACGGGCTCGACGAAGTCGCTCACCGCGACGAAGTAGCCCTCATCGTTCACCGTGATCGGCAGCTGAGGCAGCGGGCGGGCCGCCGGTCCGAAGACGGGCCGGGCGTCCTCCGTCGCCAGGAACTGCGACTGGTGGCAGGGGCACAGGATGCGGTTGTCCTGTGCCTGGTACAGCGACGTCGGGCAACCGACGTGCGTGCACACCTTCGACCAGGCGTAGAAGTCGCCGTGGTTGAAGTCCTCCTGGCCGGGGCGCGCGTTGACCACGGTGCCGGGCCGGAGGCGGATCAGCATGACCGGTGCGTCGGAGGCGCGCTGCGCGTGCAGCAGCTCCTCCTCGTGCCCGCGCTCGCTCTCCCGGTAGGGGAAGACCGTCATCATCGATCCGGGCTCCATGTCCTCGGGCCGCACGCGCGCGATCTCACTGAGGATACCGGTATCGGTGCGCAGGTACACGGTCTCGCCGTTCTCCGGGCGCCATCCGGTGTGCCACAGCGGAGCCTCGTCACCCTCGGCCCACGGGTTCCGGATGATGCCGCCGAGCGCGACCACGCCGGTGCCGATACCGACCACGGTGGCCGCCAGCCCGGCGCTGCGGATGATCAGCTTCCGCCGCCCGAGGGTGGTGCCGTTCCCGGCGTCGGTGAGCTGGGCGACCAGGGTCCGGCGGTCCAGCTCGTCGGAGGGACCGTCGTGCCGCTGCTGGATCGAGACCTCGTCCGGGAACAGCTTCTTGACGGCCTGGATCACGGCGATACCCATCGCCAGGATCGCGAACCCGAAGGTGAAGCCGATCACCGGCGTGTACATCGAGTAGATCGTGTAGCC is from Pseudonocardia autotrophica and encodes:
- the qcrB gene encoding cytochrome bc1 complex cytochrome b subunit, whose protein sequence is MSSITTPTSSPGGGASKAAGALDQLDQRFHPAAGLRKQFNKVFPTHWSFMLGEVALYSFIILLLSGTYLGLFFDPSMEEIVYNGPYDPLRGVHMSRAYESALEISFEVRGGLFMRQVHHWAALLFVASMIIHMLRVFFTGAFRKPRETNWIIGIVLILLGTFEGFTGYSLPDDLLSGVGLRIASGITLTVPVMGTWVHWALFGGEFPGTDIIPRLYIIHVLVLPGIILALIAVHLGLVWYQKHTQFPGPGRTESNVVGVRIMPQFAAKGGAFFAVTAGVICLISGLFQINGIWHLGPYDAAHISAGSQPDFYMLWSEGMARIFPPWEFYLFDTYTIPSAFIPTAGFLPVLFLVAAAYPAIERRFTGDDAIHNLLQRPRDVPVRTALGAMAVSFYLWLVMCGFNDWIALFFHISLNATTWAGRLGLLIVPPIVYWVTYRWCLGLQKSDRAVLEHGIETGIIKRLPHGEFIEVHQPLAGLDSHGHPIELEYQGTSVPKRMNQLGSAGVPVPGSLLTPDPSDETRALAQARHEAHEREIAERDERAAARRELESRREELSGRPDDGGRPQQPGD
- the qcrA gene encoding cytochrome bc1 complex Rieske iron-sulfur subunit yields the protein MSSEVSTGADRRPTREELDEMSPEQLARLAGELDEVEVVHNTPKFPIAGTRAEKRAERTVALWFVISALSGLAFVIAFIWWPWEYVNVGEPGYTIYSMYTPVIGFTFGFAILAMGIAVIQAVKKLFPDEVSIQQRHDGPSDELDRRTLVAQLTDAGNGTTLGRRKLIIRSAGLAATVVGIGTGVVALGGIIRNPWAEGDEAPLWHTGWRPENGETVYLRTDTGILSEIARVRPEDMEPGSMMTVFPYRESERGHEEELLHAQRASDAPVMLIRLRPGTVVNARPGQEDFNHGDFYAWSKVCTHVGCPTSLYQAQDNRILCPCHQSQFLATEDARPVFGPAARPLPQLPITVNDEGYFVAVSDFVEPVGPAFWERPKTT